Below is a genomic region from Culicoides brevitarsis isolate CSIRO-B50_1 chromosome 2, AGI_CSIRO_Cbre_v1, whole genome shotgun sequence.
aggaAAATATCACGCAATCCGAGccataaagataaaaaatatgtgaaagtGACACTCATCTCAAccgcttaattttttgaaaaaaatattaaaaagaaaaatctaaaaatatctcaaaacaGATGATTTCCGTCAATTTAGTTTAGTTTTctttagtaaataaaaatcgtcTCAAGATGCTCGACGAAAACTCTTTTCACATCAATTCTTTTCCGCGTGAAATCCTCATCGAAGTTTTTCGGTACATCGACGAGCTGGCAGATCGTCATAACGCGATGTTAGTTTGCAAATATTGGTACGAAATCCTCCAAGATCCCTGTTTTATGCACACTTGCCCCGAAATTCTCACGATGAAATATTACGACGTCTCACCGGATTGCGAGCTTGTGAAGATTTTCTTCTACAGCAGTCGACAATTTAACCAAATTTGCTTGAACGGCTTAAGTTGGGAGGACACAAACGAACAATTTATGCAAGAATTCGTCAAATATGTCGCACGAAATGCGCGGATTGTCTTTCACAATCACAGTCTCGAATGGCGACACTACTTTCTACTTTTTCCCAAAATGACGGAATTGCGATTGGAATTACTCGAGGGCATCAAAGATTTTGAGCAATTTCCGTCGGAGCTGAATACGGTAGTTATCAAATCCGTCGATCCCAAAGAAGTTGACTTAACGAAGCcgatttttaagcaaatcaAGTGTTTAAGATCTTTTAAGACTTTGTTCAAAATCGTTCCTGACGAGAAAATTCCCGAAAACGGGTTGAAATTAGAACTTGATGAAGCagtaaaagttcatttaacaaaaatttgtgacTTGAAAAGCGTTAAAATTGCCACAGGATCAAATCTACTCCGAACAGAGCCTTTAACTTTTCGTGACATCATTAAAATAGTGATAACTGAACCGATTCCCATCAAAATCGAGCATTTGAGTGCTTTTCCCAAGTTACGAGACTTTCGCGTGGACTACAGCGAAGATCCTTCCAACAAAACAACATCTTGTAAATTcactcatgaaatttttcaatgttccTCCGTTAAAAAAGTCTCTTTTGAACTTCCTCGAGGCACGGAAATCGATTTTTGCAAGCAATGTTTCGAAACGATGTTACAAAGTTTCCCGAATCTGCAAAGACTTCACTTGGAAAACGGTCAATACTCGAATCGGGCGATGCTTTTGACGTTAATTGACAAATATTGCCCCTCGCTGCGAACGTTGAAGCTGCTGCATAAGCTTTCGCCGCACGATCATGCCATAATTTTACCGGATGGAGGTCCCGTGAttggaattttaaagaaattgcaGAAAATTCATCTTTATAATTTGGTTCTCGATCATTTGCGGGATTGGCCTTTGTTACCTGACCTCAAAGCAGTAACTTTTATCTTCATTCGTTTCCCCGAACAACTTTCGGCGTGGAAGAGTTTCGTCAGTAATTCAccaaaaatccgaaaattgcaaattttgagCAGATTTGGCATGGTAGAGACGCAAGATCCGATCCCGAGTCATCGTCACATCGAAGAAATCGTCAAAGGGCTTGATAATTTGCAGGAACTCGTCTTgcgtttcaataaattaacttGTGAGAGTTTAGAACCGATTTTCACGTACAacagaagtttaaaaaatatcacgttGTCAACGATGGGAGCTCCAACTCCAATCTTTAAGCTGGAACATGTCTTTGAACTTTTCAAGAGACTTCCACGTTTGGAGACTTTTGCACTGAAATTCATCTACTTTGAAAATGCTCAGTACTGCGAAAAGTATCATCGTTGCTATCGATGGGATTACCAATCGCCCCCGGATCACTTAAGGGAGTCATTTTACAATTATCGCGATGTTCGAGCAACAATTGCTTATATCAGAGCTTTTTTGATGCCGCACGATGAAAATTACAAAGGACCCGTTCACAGCTTGGGATGCGATAATGTCGATGATATCAACGAATATTTGGAAGACCAAATTGTGACAATTGAtagaattcaatgaaaaattgctttttactaaaaaaaaaaatatttaaaaagggagctttgatttttttctttttctaaactgataattagcaaaatttctgggttggaacaaaaaaatcataatttttgctcgtttttgtATCGTTGTGTGTTAatcaaatacagaaaaaaaaattatgaaagaaaGAGAAAGAGTGAAATGAAGATGAGTCGGGTAGTAGaccggtaaaaaaaattatgtgacaTTGAACATTTggttgttattaaaaatggaCATGCCATGTTTCAATTAGTAATTATCGTGCAATTGATGCATTGGCAAGAGAAAGTGTAAAGTAAAgcttttacgactttttacttcattaagtgataaaaaaaatcattttcataaaaaaatgagagcttttaaaactgatttgatggaaaaaaatttttttcttgattttaagATCTCATTAGACTttgaaaaagcattttttgtgatatgagaagctaaaattgataaattttgatttaaatttcttataaaattgcttcaaatgtaccaaaaatgttgaaaatattgaattttcttgaatttttttaactttagttgttgttgttgtatttttttccatcgttGTAGATGATATATTCGATTCATTGTTCATGGTTCAGGGCTagtttactaaattttaacgtttttaatcACATAGTCTTTggctttctttttaaattgagtCAATGTCAATACAATAGTATCACAGGTTTTAGTCAATTCGTTGAAAAGTGATGCTCCCTtgtaaaaaactgaatttatttgaagattttgtgATATTCGTAGTTGGTTATTGCTCCTCAATGAGTAATTCCTCGCCGATATGTGACATGTTAACTTTCAGATAATCTGGCAAGAGATCCTTGGCGACCCTTGGAAGCTCATTTGTTGTTTGACACTCATTAATTCAGTTTGTTTCAACATATCGCTAATTCTGGTATACCAATTTGAATCTGTCAGTGACCTCAATGCTTGATTTTGCACCCtctgtcatttaatttttttcataaaatttgaatttttacctcTCAAACCTTTTTTTGATTCCATAAATCGatctaaaattacatttaaagatcttttaatttaaattatatttaaaggaattcaaatatttagaaaaattatcaaaaaaatcaacccaGAACCCTTTTAACCCCATGCTGGCGAGATGCAATAGTACAAGTTCAATTTCCCTCCAGCGCCATAGCAATCATAAATGTTCCTTATTGACTGATCCGGAGGCGGTGCGAAGGTTTGATTCACATAAAGGAACtgaaaagtataaattttttagaaaaacatccaaaaacaactaaaaaagtTCTTACAATTCTTTCTTCTGGCTTCAATTTGAGAAATCtgtgaataaatttgatcACCCAGTCAACTTGCTTCTCCTGATCCACTGCCCatcgtttatttttcataattggaGAACTTCCGACTGCATTCAAGTAGATATCGActgtgaagaaaaaacaaattttagatttttttaaaggaaattcatgattttcttacttttgctGTTGTTACTTGGAGCTGCAGGTGTTTCGGGCTTCTGTTCCTTGCTTTCGGGCTCTTGTTGTTGACTAGCTTCTGTTTCCGACATTTTATGTCCTTTAAAAGGATGAAATTACAggaatttttgcgattttttgtttacagaatttatttattatcagttTCAGCCGACTCAATTGTAGTTCAGCATGTCGCCGCACTTCCGCTTTGGTGGCGCCAAACAGGATATTGACATGCTGACTGCAGCGCCATCTGACGGagcttatcaatttcattcgtctcaattttTGGCttgttttgttccattttcgACCGTTTTTTCACGACATTTCAGAAAACGAAACGTCAACATCCGAAATTCTCCAAAGATTTTGCGGAAAAAAGCCTCGTTACTCCTCCAAAACGACAGAAATCTCTTCCAAAATGAACTCAGCTTCGAAAGTAGGCGAAATTTTCACGGCAGCTGGCAACGCATTCAACCAATTGGGAAATCTGACGGCACAATTGCAGGCACAGGACTCGCTTTccgggtaagaaattttttgtaaggcataaaaacataaaatcacTAACAAAAAATACGCAAAAATTCAGGAGCAAATGGACAGATGAAGAAATTGAAATGCTCCGTGCATCCATTACGAGATTCAGTgaagatttaaataaagttagtTTACGGATAAAGGGGCGGACTGTGTAAGTTCCTTCATCTGTTCGTTCTCAAAACGCagcagaaattaatttttccccgcttttctttaattttagcgCCCAAATTAGACAAACACTCAAGAAGAAAGCGTTCGAAGATGCAGGTTTGCCAGTTCcgaagcagcagcaacaagttCTCAAGTCTCCAAcatcgacaacgacgacacaaGTGACAAAAGAACTCAAATCGCCGCAACAGGATCAAATGTTGGCGCAGCATCAGCAAGAAATTACGCTGAATCGACTGAATGCTGATGTCGATAACTTTGATTCTGCCGTCAAGATGGAATTTGAAGCGGGTCCCGAGGAAGTGGTCGGGTGAAATCAGGAGATGCACGactattacttttaattttgtaccttttttacaccgattttttttctcgcgcaTCTCAACATCGACGAAAATGGGGAAATATTAGCAAAAAATGGACGAACATTAAGCGCTACTATGACTAAAAGTATCTTTAATTgtgtaagaaattaaaaagtaagaaaaaataattgtaattaactcaagtaataaaacaaaaataaataagatgtAAAAATTCTATCGAATGATGGTTTTTTCTATGATAATTAaagtcgtaaattttttttttatattttattttaacaaaatttaccgaaaatctattaatttcgtcaattatttattatttttttttaattttaatataaaatattcaaaagtttacctaaaaaattttaatatatttaaaaatttatttttttttttttttttttgaatatggagccataaacaaattttaaaatatgtattttcaaaaatattaatttttttttaattaaagatttttttgaactaaaaatttttaaaaacttaagattttcgtagaaaaaatattctaatttaacttgaatcaggtaaaaagtaaatgtttaaaaatttaacggtcattttttgaattgacattttcaaatttttattgaaaaatgtttaaatttgtaaagaaaaatattatttttttttcttaattttctaagtttatgtacaaaattcttacaaattacaaaaaataatattttttcttctaaaaaaaaaagaataaacataaatgtcaattcaaaaattgaccgttaaaaaatttgaaaatcgctctttagctaattcaaattttcaccttgacaaaaattaattcttcaaaaaattaaataaagttcaaGATCGTTAACGAACGTTatctcactaaaaaaaaatacatacctTTAGTCATGTGAGGTTATAACCCgctgataataaattttttggtcgatttttattcagttttgtcttattttacATTGAATAAAGACttctttttttactaaaatgattaaattttttaatatttttgtgttaattcaatttttgtgcatttcacACGTTTTAAGCGTAATTTATCAATGCGGCTTCAAACCAACAAGTTCTGCGGAATTAGTTTTTCGAGAACTCATGAACTTTTATTCCGTAGATTGTGACGTCACGGGACTAAATCTCACGAGAGAAAACTCCAAAATTCATCCACAATCGGAACTTCCGAACAACGTGACAAAATTCAACCTTCTGCAAGGTCAAAATGTAGTTCCCGTTCTTTCATCCGGAATTTGTgaagtttttccaaatttagaGGAATATTCAGCTTCAAACAGTGGCGTTGAAGAAATTCAAGAAGATGCGTTCCTTGCTTGCACAAATCTGCGTGACTTAAgtttaaatgataataaattaaaagttttaaaagtcgaaTGGTTTCGAGAAATgccaaaattgaacattttattcGTCAGatcgaattttttgtatgactTGGATATGGAAGGAATTTTAGAAATTGCACCGAAATTCagtcaaattttcttaaacgaCAATAATTTGAAATGTAGTCGATTGCAGGAGATTTTGGAGCTTTTGAAGAGCAGATTTGTAATTGCTCGAACAGCGGTTTGGCAATTTAGAACACGTGACTATACCACAGATGAGATTGAGGGCAATGTTTGTTTATCTGATGAAAATTGGGCTTTGGAGCTGTCGAAAGAATcagaatttgtgaaaaattcaacgaaaattgaaattaaaaatgttaatttaatggaaatttaaatttaattaaaaaaatagtaaaattttaattaaattttttaaactaaaataaaaattttattaacaaaataataatttaaaaaaataaaattgatttaaaaaaaaattaaatttattttttaattaaataaaagaatttaataaaaacttaaattaaaaaaaaattatgtgcctaaattataaaaaaaattaaaaaatattctaaatatttttttcatatttttcaaaattttttaaaaaatttttcagttcaagtgattaataattttttcgattgattttctaaatttaagtaaataataaataaaaataaagttaaatgaattctcataaaaatttaaaaaaaattattaaaaatttgtaattttaaaaaataaataaaataaatacaaaaaattaaaatgaaaaataatttttaaaaatttttgttaaatttttgtaaaaaacttttgatggatttcaaagctaaaattaaataaatattcattctaaagatgatttccatcaaaatctccttgatttttgaagaaataaaaaaaaatttttcggtcatgaaatttttcaagtcaagatctaacaaacttttgatggatttcaaagctaaaattaaataaatattcattctaaagatgatttccatcaaaatctccttgatttttgaagaaataaaaaaaaattttttccttgaccgtttttagaaaaaaaaattaaaacggtcatgaaatttttcaagtcaagatctaacaaacttttaatggagttcaaagctaaaattaaataaatattcattctaaagatgattttcatcaaaatctccttaatttttaaataaaaaaaaagtttttggggcACAGCGTTACTGACACAAGTCGAACAAGTCGAATTTAAtaccacattttttcttctaaattcagtaaaaaaaaaattattaaaaaatagtttaaaaaataaatttaatttaaaataaaaataactttttaattaattataattaaaaataatttaattcatagaattttttaaagtataaaacaaaaatgttattaaaaaaataatttaaaaagataaaattgatttgaaaaaaaaattatttttttaattaaataaaagagtttaatttaaaaaaaaaatttgtgcctaaattgtaaaaaaaaataaaaaatattctaaatattttattcatatcattaaattaattaaaaattttcagttcaagtgattaataattttttcgattgattttctaaatttaaataaataataaattaaaataaagtcaaatgagttctcattaaaaatcaaaaaatgattaaaaatttgtaatttaaaaaaaaataaataaatataaaaaactaaaataaaaatattttttttaaaataaaatttcttaattaaaaaaaacaataaaatattgccaTAAAATCTggatttcaataattaaaaaacccacaaaatattttcatatatataatctgttttattataattaagacttttttcactttctttacaaataaaaacttgtcttaggttaaaaatcaaaaaaaaagttacgaatgttgttgttgtgtaaatctccaatatttttcttccaaatcgTCTCATAAGATTTTcctacatatattttttttctttgatacaaatatatttttgataaaatatcactaaaactaacttttttttttagttatatttttttttcaataaaacaatcattcatctcttctttttttctttagttagGTAAATTTGATTTCCTTATGAGCTAAAagggttttttttcttcttaaaatctacaacaataaatgtttttttgtgtgtgaaagtGTGTTGTGTGTTTAGTGTGcgaatatttaacaaaatgatatatttttctcAGACATTTCTTTGttctctaataatttttttttaaatatttatataaatttttcattttttttaaacacttaCTTAATATGCAATTGATTGATTAGTCTTTGTGTATAGGTATGTGGGGAGCTTATTTTGTGAGGTGTGAGTGTAAAAATCTGCTCTAAACAGCTCAACATGGAAAGTACGGAGGAATacttcattttcttctttttttagaataaactGCCAACTCagactttttcattaatttaaataaaaattattttttttagaaaattttaacagtcaCTTCTACATagaaagttacaaaaattcgttttttttgtgtgttttgtgattttagtgcgttaattttttttttcgttaaatataaTTGTTAATTCTCTtgataaaagtatttttttagtacgTTACACATTCCTTTcctgcatttttttcgtttttcttttttaattcacattCCATCAACAAGGGGAcagaaacacaaaataaaaattaataaaaaaaaaatatctaaaaattttacagcatCAAATGTTATTCCAGCGTATCGGCTTTGTTGATGTCCATGATGTAGATGTCCTCGTGATTTTGCAGCACAAAATCGACAAATGCATTTATGGGCGCCACTTCATCCAACGacatttgattattttttgcataaactaGATTTGGTGCAAAGACAATTGCGAGATTGGACGATGTCATCTTGTTGAAATCTTTGCGATCCatgacctgaaaaaaatttttttaatgagatttaatttgtttttatttttaaaaaaataaaaaaaaatgatttaaaatttataaaaattaaaaacatttaaattaattaattaaatttaaatatgaaaaattaattaaaaatataataaaatttaattaatttaaattttttttaaaaattaatgaaaaattaaaaaaaaaataattaattttaaaaataaataaaagctaaaaaaaattaataaattgaacttgaataacaaaagttaattaaaaataattaaagcttaatatcaaaaataaaaatataattaatttaaataattttattaaatttatttaaataaaattaaattgattttttaaattaatgaacgttaaaaaataaattaattaattaaacttcaatgacaaaaataaattaaaagaaaaaataaaaataaattaaaaaattaatgaaaatttaaaaaataaattaataaacttaacttgaataacaaaaattaattaataaattaaactaattttaaaaatcaataagagttaaaaaattatcaatgtattcaataaaaaaataattaaaaataaaataaaataaattttaaaaattaataaaaataaattaatttatttaattttaatatcaaaatttaaaaaaataaaaaaaaaaaataattttaaaaatattttttaaaattttttgttaaaattttaacttacctTGACTAAAAACTCtactaaatatttgaaaagttcATAATTTTCCACAGGCAGCTTCTCTCTTAAGATAAGCTTGACATTTCGCGATCGCTCTTCTTTAGGccaatctaaaaataattaaaaaaatttatgtttaaaatggattttctcgaaatttttatgaaactcaCTCAAAAACTCGATAATTTCATCGTACAACTCGAACGTCAGAAGCGGTTCTTGCAATTCCCGCAAAAAAGTCTTCAGCAACGACGAGACATCGTGCGTATTTTCGTCGCACAATTGCACTTCCTTGCCCGCATTGATGACCTCCTTCAGTTCCATGATGCGCGTTTTGTTGCCAGACCTCCGAAAAATGCCCTCCGTATCGATAACATCGGACAACGCCAAGTGATCGACGCACATCCGCACCACGGGAGGAATGTAATTCAAGCACGGACTGTTGTCGTTGATGAACTTAAGCGTGACACCGAATTGCGTCGTTTTTGGTAATTGACTGAGGGACAAGTTGGATGCGTGAATTGCGGCAATGCGACTTTTGGAGTTTGCGTTGATGGAATCGTCAAACTCGCGAACGCCCTCGGGCACGTTCAGGTGCTTCAGGCCGAGCATTTGCTTGAGTTCGTCGAGCGACGACGTGTAAATGAGCTTTTTGCGGAACTTTTCGCTGACTATGGGCCGAAAGAACCACCAAATGCAGCGGAAAACTGTCGTCGGATGCACGACATACAACTGCTTGaggtttttcttgaaattccgATCTAATTCCTTGTACGAGTGCCATAAGAACGTCGTTGACGGCTTACTGTTCTCCTTGAGGCCCTGATGAAAGTACGCAATACTGTAGTCGTTTTGCACATATTGTTCTATCGTTTTCTTTATAAACCTAAAAGAAGCGAAAAAttacgtgaaaaaaatttaaagtcattgaatttaattatttttactcagaTTTGTCATTTCAGTgggaaacaattaaaatttaaatttgaattaaaattaaataattaaattaattaaaattaaaattaaatttaaaattaatataattttaattaattaatttttaaaaatttaaaatttgaattaaatttttttttaattaattaaaaatttttttttaaattaatatttaattcaaaactaaaaaaaaaaaatttaataaaataaataaaaaaaatataaattaattttttaaattttttaaataatttttttttaattaaaataaatttaatttaattaattttaaattaaataaaatttttttaaatttaaataaatttaattaaatttaattttaaattaaataaaaataatttaaaaattaatattaatttttgtaattt
It encodes:
- the LOC134830994 gene encoding rho GTPase-activating protein 68F, with protein sequence MCDNEPPASLSDFHDYEPNLEFDDTELSQAPPPQLLNSADVLFDDDTFQSGDFNSDNDIKGLEADNYEEQLKPAEPEIDEEIRAQSDFARFKFIDHIGTDTQGQPIIAIYACKLPDRKRISQDDFIQFIKKTIEQYVQNDYSIAYFHQGLKENSKPSTTFLWHSYKELDRNFKKNLKQLYVVHPTTVFRCIWWFFRPIVSEKFRKKLIYTSSLDELKQMLGLKHLNVPEGVREFDDSINANSKSRIAAIHASNLSLSQLPKTTQFGVTLKFINDNSPCLNYIPPVVRMCVDHLALSDVIDTEGIFRRSGNKTRIMELKEVINAGKEVQLCDENTHDVSSLLKTFLRELQEPLLTFELYDEIIEFLNWPKEERSRNVKLILREKLPVENYELFKYLVEFLVKVMDRKDFNKMTSSNLAIVFAPNLVYAKNNQMSLDEVAPINAFVDFVLQNHEDIYIMDINKADTLE
- the LOC134831160 gene encoding uncharacterized protein LOC134831160 isoform X2, yielding MNSASKVGEIFTAAGNAFNQLGNLTAQLQAQDSLSGAQIRQTLKKKAFEDAGLPVPKQQQQVLKSPTSTTTTQVTKELKSPQQDQMLAQHQQEITLNRLNADVDNFDSAVKMEFEAGPEEVVG
- the LOC134831847 gene encoding autophagy protein 12-like, translated to MSETEASQQQEPESKEQKPETPAAPSNNSKIDIYLNAVGSSPIMKNKRWAVDQEKQVDWVIKFIHRFLKLKPEERIFLYVNQTFAPPPDQSIRNIYDCYGAGGKLNLYYCISPAWG
- the LOC134831160 gene encoding chromatin complexes subunit BAP18 isoform X1 yields the protein MNSASKVGEIFTAAGNAFNQLGNLTAQLQAQDSLSGSKWTDEEIEMLRASITRFSEDLNKVSLRIKGRTVAQIRQTLKKKAFEDAGLPVPKQQQQVLKSPTSTTTTQVTKELKSPQQDQMLAQHQQEITLNRLNADVDNFDSAVKMEFEAGPEEVVG